Genomic segment of Salvelinus sp. IW2-2015 linkage group LG17, ASM291031v2, whole genome shotgun sequence:
ACATCATTTGAGGTCTGGACYAAGGATCCTGGAGATGGTTTGGGTACCAGTGACCAAAATTGTTCATGTAATTGTTGGGGTGCATAGGGGTCCCTTTGTTTGCCATTGACACGTCCCAAAGTTGAGGCATCCCGGGTGAACACGGAGAAATAGATGACGTACTGTGGAGATGTTCCCCCTCTGGCCCGCTGCCATGCTTCATTATCTTCTTATATTTCGAGCGCTTGTTTTGAAACCATATTTTAATCTAAAAAGATAAAATAGATGTTTAGAAAGTGAAAATATGAGGGGAAAGCCGCACATTTCAGCGTATGCTATGACGTCcctctctccaccaccaccaccacaacaatcATTAAACAATTATCTTCCACACAATAGAAATGATTTACGTTCGTCATGGCTTGCAAACTCGTAATGGCTTGTCATATTCACATTTGATCATTTCGAAATTACATTGAAAATTGGAACGATTTTATACGTTTAAAAGGAAAATAGCCCAGAAAATGGCATTCGTTCTTAAACTTCTTATAATTTGAACACATTTCTTCAACGTTGCCAGGTAGTGCATGGATCCAGAACCATTAGGCTTATTGCAATTCAGCAAAATGGATGAGCGACACTTCACTAGTTCATTAAATGCTAGCTCCCCTATTGTTCAACATTTTATGAGGCCAACGATAGATGAGTCTGACAACAATCCCATGCTAAAAATATAGTCAAATAAAATAGCCCCAGCGAGCTTGAATATAACACTGGAAACAAGGAGGGAGGTCAGATGCATTTATATGTATGATGTATTCTACTTAGTCAGAACAAGATGCTATTCTGATCGATTTTACGACGGTATAAAATATTCAATAAAAGCCACAGAGCCCGAGGTGGACAAAGTCAAACCATTCTGATATATAGCAACAAGACACAAAGCCAAATCAAATCAGACCCAGACAGGATGGTGTGGGTCAGAGATTTGGCCAGGGAGTGTTTTGAATGACAATTTAACTCAATCAACCTAGGATTGCCTGTCATTTAAAAACATATTCATGTTATTGATTTTAGACATTGAATAGAAGTGTTGCCTGTACAATATAACTAAAATATATGGAGCAAAACAATGTTTTAAAGGCTTGAAAATGTATCCCATAAAAGACAGATGTGCATGGTGAGATGTGAGACCCAAACGTTATGCTCGCCACCTGTTTATTCGCCTTTCATTATCTTTACAGGTCCAAAGGAAATGGTTGCCACGATCTCTATTTCACCCTTAGATTTCGGAATTTTACCTGACATAAATGAATAATGCCAACAATGACTTTGAAAATAGATCATCTGCATGACAGCTTACTTGTCCTATTTTTTTCTTCCAGTTACAATCTGTAAACTCTGCGTGTGTGTGCCGACAGCCGACAGCCGACATTGTACTGCTCAATGCCCATTTCTGCGGTCATGTATAACTGTGCTTTAACATGACTTCGACCAAAAGATTGTTGGTAATTAGACACCGATGTTTATAAAGACAACACACAGGCCTAAAGTTTAGAGTGGCAGCATGTATTTCTGTCTTCCATTTACTCTGTTAAGCCTACTTGTACTTGCAATATCGCAATTGAGCTATGTTTGCTTTAAGTCACAGAGAGCTCTCTGTGAGAAGGTTTCAGCCGCAATGGTAATTTAAGATTAAGAATAAAGGTGCATTAAGAAATTGACTTAACTAAGCTCTCAATTAGCCTTTTCATTTGGTCTTGAGCAGTGCAGAAAGCCACAATGTTACCCACAGATCTGTGATCTATGTAAACCCTCTCCATACAACTAAAGGGgaaggttgtgttgtgtttttcttCAATCAGACACAAACATGAACTTGTGGCAGTATTGGTGTGACATTTTCAAATGTTAACCCGTGTGAGACAGATTCAAGGGTTTCAtgtcaacattttttgaaaaaatgtgtCATAATGCTAGTAGACAGCATTGCATAATATTTAATTATCTGTCACTTCTATCACGAAGGCTAGTAATTTGATCTGTGCACAAATTCAAATAGTCCAGTCTTGCAGTAGAATTAAGGTATGTGAGGCCTTTGGATCTTTAATTTTGTTTGAATCAAATTTGACCTAATTTGATATTCCAAGATTAAATTAATAGggaaaaagtgaaataaatacaatgtGTATTTAAAACGATTAATGAGGTGTTTTGTACCTATCTAATTTGTCTGCACTCCACTTTAATTGTTATAAACTATTTGGTTTCTTAGGCCTGAACATAAGGATGACCTAGAAATACAACACTGcacaaataatttattataatttggtAATTAGTCTACTGATATAAGATAGTTTTAAAATCACATTTCCTACTGTTGATGGCTATTATGTCAAGTTTAATTTAGCCCACCTGTGTTTGGGTCAGCCCTAATTTAGCCGCCAAATCCGCGCGTTCGGGTAAAGCCAGGTACTGGGTCTGCTGAAACCTATGTTGGAGCGCCTGTAGCTGAAGACTGGAGTAGATGGTCCGTGGTTTGCGTATTTTCTTTCCTTTACCATTCAAACGAATTTCCCCGTTCTCAATCACTGTAGACTTCTCATGGTCTGTGGATAGAAGAGATCATTTCAGTCAAACTGCGCTGAACAGTAGCCTAATCTGATGTAGCCTACATTCACTTTGATTTACAACTTTCCACTTTACATCAGGGCAGAAGATAATATACGATTTAGGTCTACATGAGAGTTGTTATCGTATACTTGAACTTGGATAGGCAACTCGTATTATCATAAAATTAGATCCTAGGCTGTTTCAAACATATAATGAGGACTCAAGTGAGGAAGACAGATATTTATATCCCAGGGACTCTGAAATTTGTTGTTTATATAGTATAGTCTGATATAGTCCATTTCAAATGTAAGCAAAACCCATTGTCTATAATCTACCAAACAAATTCACGAGAAGGCCTCGTATCTATGTAAGAGTTCGTATCAACATAGGCCTATGCCGAGGCTACTTGAAATTCACGGCCTGGAATTCAGACTGCATGCCCACATGTCAGGTTATCTCCTACGAAAATGCCACAGTTGAACAATAAATAGACACAACTACAGTGCTGTGCATGGATGATGGTTCTTATTTTCTGGACTTGCTTTGTTAATCTTGACTAATAATGGGAGTAATCGACTGTTTGAGGTACTCATGCATAATCGGGCTAACCCACagaaaatgatggttaataaaaTTAATGACACCATCTGTGTTCATTACGGAACATGAGTAGTAAAGATAACCCCAAAATGCCTGACATGCATTTAAAGTGGGAAAACATTTTGATTACCGTAGCACTGACTGTAAATTGCTGTTGAATGTATTGCCTTTAAACCCAAATGTGATTAGGACaatttttgtcatttttgtaaacaacaaatATGTACAGACTGACAACTATAATGCATGTACATCTGAGGTATATGCCTACCATAGCCTACAAAGAACTGTCTGATAATTTAGCCTACATCTGATAATATGTAGCCTGCAATTGCAATATGTCTACATTTTAATACAATCCGCACTCCTTTTACCGCTCAATTTGAACATTGCACACTTTCATTGTAGACGACGcatttgattgatttaaaaaTGGTATGGTGGTATGATAGGCCAAGAGCTGTGAGGAACAAACAGATATTGATATTACACGTACCTGTCTCATCTAATCTGGAGTGCGCCAAACTGTGATTGTTGTGCTGGTAGGGCATGTAGGCACTCGGGTGATGAGTGTTCACCGCTCTGGGGTAGGCGTAGCCCAGGGAGCGGCCATAGGAGGACGCGCTGGGGGAGAAGGGACTACCGTGTTGAGAGTGTCCGGCAGATTGTAAGCCATTAACGGGGTAGATGTGAGAGTGTCCTTGGGAATGCTGCTGGTGCGCAGGGTGCCCGTGCCCAAACTCGAAAAAGGTCGATTTGGAGGGACCTGAAGAATTCAAACTATCAGGCATGAAACCTATAGACATCATTAGCTAATACAGAAGTCCATAAAAGCGTCGGTCTAAAAAAGGATgcattgagcaatgtcggagagCGAGGAAAAGTTGAACAGGATCCACCATCAAGTCAATAACATTGCCTGTATAAAAAAAAGGTATTCCAAACGAAGAAAATGTACATCCAGGGATCTGTGAAAGGCAGAAAAAAAGAACTACATAAAAGTAAATCCTTCTTTACATCATTCGTAAACCTCACAATATCCTCCAGACACTCATGTAGACGCGGTGTGCCTCAAAACCCCACTGCCTTCCATCAGCGTGCGTTCTGATTGGTCTCGAATACCTACGCTGTCACTCGAGCCTGCACGAAAGACTCGTTAAGTTCATTAACATATGTTTCGTGAATGCACTCCTTCAGCCACTAATGTAATGTCACTCAAACGATTTGATAAACAATCATTTGCGCACAGTGCGCCGCTCGATTTACGTAACATAATAAATCACTTATTTTGAAACAGAAAGTCCAGAATGACATTACTCAATCATTTAAATACAGCCTAATGTTATTTATAACTATTTTTGCAGTAAACGTTTCGTTCCATTAACTCAAAGTGGAAATAACATTGATCAATCGCATATTTTCAATTAGGTGGTCTAAAAGTTTGCGAAATTGGCCATCCTTTGCATGATTGATTTAGATGATGTTACCAAAACAGCACAACATTTTAGAAGCATTCATAATAGACAAGCAGTGATTTTGGGTTTGAGCGGTCACTTGGTGCCAATAGGCTTCTAGCCCCGCTAAATCCAAAGGATCAGATACCAAACACGAGTAGTATTAGGCCTACGGCTATTTCTATTTCACTCTCATTTGAGTAGATGCAGATAGATAAGCTATTTGTTTGTTACGTTGACAACATGCCTACAATGGAAATTGACCAAATATTGGCATAGTCAATGTATAGACTTCATTGAATGAAACACTTTTTGACGGTCAAATGATAAACCTCAGCCATGGGCTATTTAAAAAGCACATAGACATGGAAAACATGGCAGGTGCGTTCATGATCTTAATTTAACTAACACAATAATCTAGATAGGCACATGCGTTTTCAACCATCCAGTATTTTACACTATTATAAATCAATACGAGGTCATAATTAACCCTCAATAATAAACGTTATAACTAATATTCACTAATGGAAATCTTATCCAGATAGGTCTACCCTATGGGCCTTACTTGGTGTATTATAAAGAATCAAATTCCCATCAGAACGGCCAATTCTAACTCAATCGAATGAACGATATAAATATCTGATCCTGGTGAATTAACTGCCCCCTAGGCAAAACAGTTTCTTAATCGCAGCAGTTTGACAGCTATTTTAATGTCAGTGTCTGTAATTCTCACCGTGGCGCCAGTTAAAGTGAAAGCTACTTAAGTACTAGCAAAGCCTTTCTTTCACAACAAGGTGAAACTTAATCGCATATGTAAGGCCTAGTTTTTGAATGGCGCACAACCACTTACAGTTTTCTATAGATGtacttatatttttgttattctatTAATTATGGGGTCCACATGATGGTATCAGGAACAATAAAATAGCCCAGAACATCCCACTGGCATCTCTCGCAGTAAGTGTGAAGAAAAAAAGGAACTAAAGGAGCGCAACGTGacatagtca
This window contains:
- the LOC111977164 gene encoding homeobox protein Dlx4b-like, yielding MMSIGFMPDSLNSSGPSKSTFFEFGHGHPAHQQHSQGHSHIYPVNGLQSAGHSQHGSPFSPSASSYGRSLGYAYPRAVNTHHPSAYMPYQHNNHSLAHSRLDETDHEKSTVIENGEIRLNGKGKKIRKPRTIYSSLQLQALQHRFQQTQYLALPERADLAAKLGLTQTQIKIWFQNKRSKYKKIMKHGSGPEGEHLHSTSSISPCSPGMPQLWDVSMANKGTPMHPNNYMNNFGHWYPNHLQDPXSRPQMM